Genomic window (Subtercola endophyticus):
TGTTCGCCGTTCTCGTCGCCATCATCGCGCTGCCGCTGGTGAAGCTCGGCAAGGTGTTCGATGAGACCACGCTGGCCATTCGTGACGTCAGCAAGGGCATCGCTCCGATTCTCGAAGAGTCGACCACGACCATCCAGGAGGCCAACAAGCAGTTGGCGAGGGTCGACGCCATCACCACGAACGTCGCAGAGGTCACCGGCAACGTGAACTCGCTTGTCGCGCTCTTCGCGGCCTCGCTGGGCGGCCCGCTGATTGCGATCGCCAGCTTCGGCGGCGCGGTGCGTGCCGCCGTCAGAGGCACCCATGCCTTCGACGACGACGCGTCGGGGCGTGCGGAGCGTTCGCTGCGCAACGCCACGGCCAAGCCGAAGCGCGAAAAGAGCGAAGCGAAGAAGGCCTCGAAGGCCAGCAGAGCCGAATACTGAAACACCGTAGACTTAAATCCGCTTTTCATCTCACCTCAAGGAGTCACCCTTCGTGAAAAAAGTACTGTGGTTCAGCGCAGGTATCGCCGTGGGCTTTGTCATCGCCCACCAGCTCAACCAGACGGCCCAGGGCAAGAAGGCCTTCGGCAGCATCGAGGCGAAGGTCAAAGACTTCTCCGACGCTTTTGTCGAGGGGTATCACGAGCGTGAATCCGAATTGCGTTCCTCCATCGGCGGCGCGACGAAGTAGTGCTCACCGCAGACATTCGCCAGCGCTGGCTCACCTTCTTCGAAGACCGCGGTCACACGGTCGTTCCCTCGGCGTCGCTGGTCAGTGAAGACCCGACGCTGCTGTTCACGGTCGCGGGCATGGTTCCGTTCATCCCGTACATGTCGGGGCTGGTTCCGGCACCGTTCAAGCGTGCGACCAGTGTGCAGAAGTGCATCCGCACCCTCGACATCGAAGAGGTCGGCAAGACCACTCGGCACGGCACGTTCTTTCAGATGAACGGCAACTTCAGCTTCGGCGACTACTTCAAAGAGCAGGCCATCGAGTTCGCCTGGGAGCTGCTCACCACCAGCGAGGCCGACGGCGGACTCGGTTTCGAGCCGAAAGACCTCTGGGTCACCGTCTACGAAGACGACGACGAGGCGATTGCGTTCTGGAAGAAGACGGCCGGTCTGCCCGACCACAAGATCCAGCGCCTCGGCAAAGACTCGAATTACTGGTCGACCGGCCAGCCCGGCCCCGCCGGCCCGTGCTCCGAGATCTTCTACGATCGGGGACCCGCCTACGGTAAAGACGGCGGCCCGGCGGCCGACGAAGACCGTTACATCGAGATCTGGAATCTCGTGTTCATGCAGTACCTCATCGCCAACGTCACCTCGAAGTACGACTTCGACGTCATCGGTGAGCTTCCGCGCAAGAACATCGACACCGGCATGGGCCTCGAGCGCGTGGCGTTCATCAAGCAAGACGTCGAGAACCTCTACGAGATCGACCAGGTTCGCCCGGTGCTCGACCTGGCTTCCGCACTGTCTGGTCGACGCTACGGCGCGGTTCACGACGACGACGTACGGATGCGCGTGGTCGCCGACCACGTTCGCTCCGCCCTGATGCTGATGTCAGACGGAGTCACCCCGTCGAACGAAGGGCGCGGCTACGTTCTGCGCCGGCTGCTGCGCAGAACGGTGCGCAGCATGCGGCTGCTCGGCGTCGATCGCACGACGTTCCCCGAACTGTTCCCGGCCTCACGCGACGCGATGAAGTCGGCGTATCCCGAACTCGAGGCCGACTACGAGCGCATCTCGCGCACGGCGTACGCCGAAGAAGAGGCGTTTTTGCGCACGCTCTCGGGAGGCACGACCATCCTCGACCTCGCGGTGCAGAAGACCAAGGCCGACAAGAGCGTTGCGCTGGCCGGCGACACCGCGTTTCAGTTGCACGACACCTACGGTTTTCCCATCGACCTCACCGTCGAAATCGCCGAAGAGGCCGGCCTCACCGTCGACCGCGACGCGTTCAACCGCCTCATGACCGAACAGCGCCAGCGCGCGAAGGCCGATGCCAAGAACAAGAAGCTCGGCGCCAGCGACCTCTCGGCGTTCGCCGAGTTCCGCGCAGAGGGCGAGACGGTCTTCACCGGCTACACCGAGCTCGAAACCGACTCGCGCGTGCTGGGGCTCATCATCGACGGCACCTCTGTCAACACCGCGGTCACCGGTGAGCTGGTCGAAGTGATTCTGGCCGAGACCAGTCTGTACGCCGAATCCGGTGGTCAAGAAGCCGACTCGGGCACGATCATCAGCCTCGACGGGGGCCAGACCTTCGAGGTCGAGGTTCTCGACGTGCAGAAGCCGGTCAAGGGGCTCATCAGCCACCGCGGTCGCGTCGTCAGCGGTCAGATCTCCATCGGCGACGCCGCACGCAGTGTGGTCGACAAGAACTGGCGCAAGGGCGCGACCCAGGCGCATTCGGCGACGCACATCGTGCACGCTGCGCTGCGTGAGATTCTCGGCCCGACAGCCCACCAGTCGGGGTCGTACAACAAGGCCGGCTACATGCGGCTCGACTTCACCTGGAGCAATCCGCTGAGCCCGGAGACCAAGAGCGAGATCGAAGAGATCTCGAACACGGCCGTGCAGGCCGACTTCGACGTGATCACCCGCGAGATGGCGGTCGATGATGCGAAGGCTCTGGGCGCCATGGCCCTGTTCGGCGAGAAGTATGGCGACGTCGTGCGCATGGTGGAGATCGGCGGCCCCTGGTCGCGCGAACTCTGCGGCGGTACGCACGTCGTGCACACCTCCGAGATCGGGCTCATCAACCTGCTCGGCGAGTCGTCGATCGGGTCGACCAACCGCCGCGTCGAATCCCTCGTCGGGGCCGATGCATTCCGTGAGTTCGCGACGGAGCGCGCCATCGTGTCGCAGCTCTCGTCGTCACTCAAGGCTCCGCGTGACGAGCTCGTCAACCGCATTTCGACGCTCTCGGCAGACCTGAAGGCGGCCGAGAAGAAGATCGCCGCCTACGAGGCGAGCGCTCTGTCGTCGCGGGTGCCCGCACTCGTGGCGAACGCAGGCCGGGTCGGTGACGTGAACCTCGTCGCCGAATCCGTGGGCGAGCTGCGCTCAGCTGACGACCTGCGGATGCTCGTGACGAGCGTGCGCGAACGCCTCGGTTCCGACGCGAGCGTCGTGGCCCTCGCTGCCGACGTGGCGGGTAAGCCCGTCGTCATCGTCGCCACGAACGAGCAGGCTCGTGGAGCATCGCTGAAGGCGGGGGCCCTCGCGAAGCTGGCCGCCTCGATTCTCGGCGGTGGCGGCGGCGGAAAAGACGACCTGGCACAGGGCGGCGGGGCGAATGTCGGGGCGATCGAAGACGCGCTGACGGGCATCCGTTCGTCAATCACGGCGGCGAAGTAGCCGGTTTGCGCTCGGGAGTGCGGCTCGGCATCGACGTGGGCAAGGCACGTGTCGGTGTGGCGCGCTCCGACTTTCATGGAATGCTCGCGACGCCCGTCGAAACGGTGGCCCGGGCGGCATCGGGCGACACGGACATCAGGCGCATTCTTGCGATCGCGGCAGAGGTCGACGCCGTCGAGTTCATCGTGGGGTTGCCTTTATCGATGTCGGGCGGCACCACGGCATCGACTGACGATGCCGAGGCGTTCGCTCAGCGAATTGCCGACGTCACCGGGCAAGCTGTGCGCATGATCGACGAACGCCTGACAACCGTGTCGGCGCAGTCTGCGCTGCATCGCTCGGGTCGAAATACGAAGACTTCGCGTGCGGTAATCGATCAAGTTGCCGCCGTTATACTTTTGCAACAAGCGCTCGATGTCGAGCGTGCTTCGGGTAGACCGCCCGGTTATGTTGTCGATCCGGCTCCGCCGTCGACCAAACTCACGGGCGTCGACCCGAACGAAGGACGTGAATCGTGACTGACTCCAAGCTGCCCGGCGATCATCCGTTCGCCGAGTTCTTTCGTGAGGCACCTGCCGATGAAGGCCCGGCCGCCGCAAGCCGAACGGCCGCGGCGCAGGCCGCTGCGCCAGCCCCGACCGCCACTCAGGCAGCGGCGCCGGCACCGGGTACTCGGCGCGCGGCGCGTGCCGGCCAGGTGACGGGCGCCGCGGCGGGCAGCTCGGCGCCGTCGAACCCAGCCTCCGGGGTGTCGGCGACCACGACGATTCCCGGCACTCGCCCGGTCACCGGTGCAACAGACGCCTTCGACTCACTTCCCCCGCAGTCGCCACCGCCTGCCGGGCCGCCGCCGCGAGTCCGCGAGCCGCAACCGCCGCGGCGCCGACGAAGCCGCCGCGGGCTCTGGGCGCTCATCATCGCGATCGTGGTCGTGGCGGCTCTCGCCATCGCGGGGTGGTTCGTCTACACCTCGTACGCGCCGCAGATCGAGAAGATCTTCGGCGTCAAGACCGTCGAAGACTATTCGGGCACCGGAACGGGCGAGCAGGTGAGCTTCGTCATCGCGTCGGGCGACACCGGCACGAGCATCGCCGACAACCTGCAGAAGGCCGACATCATCAAGTCGTCGGACACCTTCTACTCGCTGGCGATCAAGAACCCCTCGCTCGTCTTTCAGCCTGGCACGTACACGCTGCAGAAGCAGATGAGCGCCCAGTCCGCACTGGATGCCCTGCAGAACCCTGCCAACGCCGTCACCAACACGGTCGTGATCACCGAGGGAACGATCGCCGCCGACGTGCTCACCCAGCTCGCCGACAAGACCGGCGTGCCGCTCACCGATCTGCAGACGGAAGCCGCGAACTACACCCAGTTCGGCATCGATGCGTCGGCGCCGAACATCGAGGGCTACCTCTTTCCGGCCACCTACACGTTCCAGCCGAATACCAGCGCGCACGACTTACTCAAGACGATGGTCGACCGTGCGTTCCAGTCGCTCGACGCCGCCGGGGTCGCCCCCGCCGACCGTGAGAAGGTGCTGACGATGGCCTCGATCATCCAGAAGGAGGGCGGCAGCACCGACGACTTCTACAAGGTCTCGCGGGTGTTCGCCAACCGCATCGCCGACGGCATGCCGCTGCAGTCCGATGCGACGGTGGCCTACGGCACCGGCTCGAAAGAAGTCGACACCACAGACGCGCAGCGCAACGACGAGTCGAACAAGTACAACACCTACGTCATTCAGGGCTTGCCGATCGGGCCCATCTCGAACCCCGGTGACGACGCCATCAAAGCTGCGCTGAACCCGGCCGACGGCACCTGGCTGTACTTTGTGACCGTCAACCTCGACACCGGCCTGACCTGTTTCTCCGACAATCTCGACGAGCACAACGCCGCCGTTCAGCTCTACCAGGCCGGCAACGCCACCTCCTGCCCATGACGTCGAGTGCGCCGGAAAGTCCGCCCGAGAGCTCGCGGCGGCCGACGGCTTGCCGTCTGGCGGTTCTCGGCTCGCCGATCGCGCACTCCAAGTCGCCTCAGCTGCATCTTGCGGCTTACCAGGCGCTCGGTCTCGATTGGGAGTACACCCGCGCCGATGTCGCCCCCGGTGAGCTCAGCGACTTCGTGCTCGGGCTCGACGAGTCGTGGCGAGGATTGTCTCTGACGATGCCGCTGAAAGAAGAAGTGCTCTCGCTCATCGACTCCGCCGACGTGCAGAGTCTGCTGACGGGCGCGGCGAACACGGTGTTGTTCGGCCGGAGTGGCGATGCGCTCTCGGTGCAGGGCTTCAACACCGACGTCGGAGGCATCGTCGACGCCCTCGCCGGCACGGGAATTTCGCGCAGCAGCGAGGTGCTGATTCTGGGCGCCGGGGCGACGGCACGGTCATCCGTCGTCGCCGCGGCCGAGCTCGGCGCCGAACACGTCACCATCGCTGCGCGATCGCCGCAGAAGGCCGAGCAGATCACCGCTGTCGCGACGAATGCCGGTGTGGCGGTCTCGGTGGTGTGGCTGGCCGATGTGCTGGGGGCCGAAGTCGACGCGCCGGTGACGATCAGCACGTTGCCCGGCGGGGCTCTGACCGCCGCCGACATCGCCGGGTTCGCGCCCACCCCCGGCGCCGCCCTGCTCGACGTGGCCTACGACCCGTGGCCGAGCCCGCTGGCCGAGGCGTGGCAATCGCGCGGGGGAGTCGCGGTCTCCGGGCTGTGGATGCTCGCCCACCAGGCCCTCGCGCAGGTTCGCATCTTCGTGAACGGCGACCCGCAGCTGCGGCTTGCCGACGAGCCCGCCGTCTTCGCGGCCATGACGCGCGCCATCGGGCTCACCGCCTGAGACGTGAGTCCACGCTCAGTTCGGCGCATCCGCGCCTGGTCGAGCAGCAGCGGATGCACCAAGCTGTGTCAACTCGCGGCGACGCCACGAACCCAGCGCCCGACTATGGGAGGATTGAGGCATGCTTCGTTGGCTCACCGCCGGTGAATCCCACGGCCCCGAACTCATTGCCATCATTGAGGGCCTGCCGTCTGGAATCCCGGTCACCCTGCACGATATCCGCACCGATCTGGCGCGCCGCAAACTCGGTTACGGCCGAGGCGCGCGCATGAAGTTCGAACAAGACGAGGTGACGGTCTCGGGCGGCGTGATCCACGGGCTCACCATCGGCAGCCCGGTCGCCATTCGCATCGGCAACACGGAGTGGCCCAAGTGGGTCGACGTGATGAGCTCCGAGCCCATCGAGAACTACGTTCCGAGTGCCGGCCGCGGGGCTCCGCTGACCCGCCCGCGCCCGGGGCACGCCGACCTGGTGGGCATGCAGAAGTACGGCTTCGACGAGGCCCGCCCCGTGCTCGAGCGTGCCAGCGCACGTGAGACCGCTGCGCGCGTCGCCCTCGGCGCCGTCGCGAAGAAGTTCCTCGGTGAGCTGGGCATCACCCTGGTCAGCCACACGCTTTCGATCGGCCCGGTGAGGGTTCCGGATGGCTCGCGCCTGCCCGTGCCGGCCGACGTCGACCTGCTCGACGCCGACCCCCTGCGCTGCTTCGACCCCGAGACATCCGCTCTCATGGTGGCCGAGGTCGATCAGGCTCACGAAGACGGCGACACCCTCGGCGGCGTGGTCGAGGTGCTCGCGTACA
Coding sequences:
- a CDS encoding DUF948 domain-containing protein; its protein translation is MSGGDIAGLIAAGVFAVLVAIIALPLVKLGKVFDETTLAIRDVSKGIAPILEESTTTIQEANKQLARVDAITTNVAEVTGNVNSLVALFAASLGGPLIAIASFGGAVRAAVRGTHAFDDDASGRAERSLRNATAKPKREKSEAKKASKASRAEY
- the alaS gene encoding alanine--tRNA ligase; translation: MLTADIRQRWLTFFEDRGHTVVPSASLVSEDPTLLFTVAGMVPFIPYMSGLVPAPFKRATSVQKCIRTLDIEEVGKTTRHGTFFQMNGNFSFGDYFKEQAIEFAWELLTTSEADGGLGFEPKDLWVTVYEDDDEAIAFWKKTAGLPDHKIQRLGKDSNYWSTGQPGPAGPCSEIFYDRGPAYGKDGGPAADEDRYIEIWNLVFMQYLIANVTSKYDFDVIGELPRKNIDTGMGLERVAFIKQDVENLYEIDQVRPVLDLASALSGRRYGAVHDDDVRMRVVADHVRSALMLMSDGVTPSNEGRGYVLRRLLRRTVRSMRLLGVDRTTFPELFPASRDAMKSAYPELEADYERISRTAYAEEEAFLRTLSGGTTILDLAVQKTKADKSVALAGDTAFQLHDTYGFPIDLTVEIAEEAGLTVDRDAFNRLMTEQRQRAKADAKNKKLGASDLSAFAEFRAEGETVFTGYTELETDSRVLGLIIDGTSVNTAVTGELVEVILAETSLYAESGGQEADSGTIISLDGGQTFEVEVLDVQKPVKGLISHRGRVVSGQISIGDAARSVVDKNWRKGATQAHSATHIVHAALREILGPTAHQSGSYNKAGYMRLDFTWSNPLSPETKSEIEEISNTAVQADFDVITREMAVDDAKALGAMALFGEKYGDVVRMVEIGGPWSRELCGGTHVVHTSEIGLINLLGESSIGSTNRRVESLVGADAFREFATERAIVSQLSSSLKAPRDELVNRISTLSADLKAAEKKIAAYEASALSSRVPALVANAGRVGDVNLVAESVGELRSADDLRMLVTSVRERLGSDASVVALAADVAGKPVVIVATNEQARGASLKAGALAKLAASILGGGGGGKDDLAQGGGANVGAIEDALTGIRSSITAAK
- the ruvX gene encoding Holliday junction resolvase RuvX, encoding MRSGVRLGIDVGKARVGVARSDFHGMLATPVETVARAASGDTDIRRILAIAAEVDAVEFIVGLPLSMSGGTTASTDDAEAFAQRIADVTGQAVRMIDERLTTVSAQSALHRSGRNTKTSRAVIDQVAAVILLQQALDVERASGRPPGYVVDPAPPSTKLTGVDPNEGRES
- the mltG gene encoding endolytic transglycosylase MltG — translated: MTDSKLPGDHPFAEFFREAPADEGPAAASRTAAAQAAAPAPTATQAAAPAPGTRRAARAGQVTGAAAGSSAPSNPASGVSATTTIPGTRPVTGATDAFDSLPPQSPPPAGPPPRVREPQPPRRRRSRRGLWALIIAIVVVAALAIAGWFVYTSYAPQIEKIFGVKTVEDYSGTGTGEQVSFVIASGDTGTSIADNLQKADIIKSSDTFYSLAIKNPSLVFQPGTYTLQKQMSAQSALDALQNPANAVTNTVVITEGTIAADVLTQLADKTGVPLTDLQTEAANYTQFGIDASAPNIEGYLFPATYTFQPNTSAHDLLKTMVDRAFQSLDAAGVAPADREKVLTMASIIQKEGGSTDDFYKVSRVFANRIADGMPLQSDATVAYGTGSKEVDTTDAQRNDESNKYNTYVIQGLPIGPISNPGDDAIKAALNPADGTWLYFVTVNLDTGLTCFSDNLDEHNAAVQLYQAGNATSCP
- a CDS encoding shikimate dehydrogenase, producing the protein MTSSAPESPPESSRRPTACRLAVLGSPIAHSKSPQLHLAAYQALGLDWEYTRADVAPGELSDFVLGLDESWRGLSLTMPLKEEVLSLIDSADVQSLLTGAANTVLFGRSGDALSVQGFNTDVGGIVDALAGTGISRSSEVLILGAGATARSSVVAAAELGAEHVTIAARSPQKAEQITAVATNAGVAVSVVWLADVLGAEVDAPVTISTLPGGALTAADIAGFAPTPGAALLDVAYDPWPSPLAEAWQSRGGVAVSGLWMLAHQALAQVRIFVNGDPQLRLADEPAVFAAMTRAIGLTA
- the aroC gene encoding chorismate synthase, whose amino-acid sequence is MLRWLTAGESHGPELIAIIEGLPSGIPVTLHDIRTDLARRKLGYGRGARMKFEQDEVTVSGGVIHGLTIGSPVAIRIGNTEWPKWVDVMSSEPIENYVPSAGRGAPLTRPRPGHADLVGMQKYGFDEARPVLERASARETAARVALGAVAKKFLGELGITLVSHTLSIGPVRVPDGSRLPVPADVDLLDADPLRCFDPETSALMVAEVDQAHEDGDTLGGVVEVLAYNLPPGLGSHVHWDRRLDSQLAAALMGIQAIKGVEVGDGFETTRRRGSQAHDELFEIDGEIERSSDKAGGTEGGMSTGTVLRVRAGMKPIATIPHALRTVDVATGEAAAAHHQRSDVCAVPAAGVVAEAMVALVLANAVQEKFGGDSVRETKRNLEGYLAAIPDALRTGSASVGVPAELP